AGACCAATATGAGCATGTTGAGAGTGAACGTGGGGATCAGATAGAAGCCAGTGACGTAGTTACCGAGAAGGCTGCCCAGCGTGCTGAGTGCGAAGATCAACCCCGCGACGCGCCCAGTGTGAGCCACGTCCGGCAACCCGAGCTTAATTGCGAGTGGAGTAAGAAGACTGAGAACCAAACTCGCAGGCAAGCACAAAACGGCGGCAAGGATCGGGATTCGCGGCCCGAGCGGGATCGACTTATAAATCTCTGTGGACACTAGTATTTGCGGGAAAAAGTAGATCCACAATGCCGCGACCGCGCCGACGCCGAGTAGCACCGCGAGCGCCTTCGGGGTCGGGTAACGGTCCGCGAGTCGGCCGCCGAAGGCGTTCCCCATAGCGATACCGGCAAGGAACACGCCGATGATGGACGTCCATGTTTCCAAACTGGAACCGAAGAACTTGCTAAGCAAGCGCCCCGCGACCAACTGGAGCACGAGGAGAGCGGCATTCGCAAAAAAGACGACCGCCCCGACACCCACGAGCCGGCCGACCGGCAGTGAGATCGAGGCGCGGACCGGAGCGGGTGCGCTACTCATAGGGGTTATTCAAAGTCCGGTAGTGCGGGTGGTATGTTGCACGCAAAGCTACGTTTGGAACCACCGAACGGCCATTAGGTTCCGGCGGAACGGTAGAATGTTGGGGTAGTGATTGGTGTTTAGTGGTGTGTTTCGTGTTGTTTCTCGTTGCGGCGCTCCAATGTCGCAGCGCCTCTCCTGTCGCCCGCCGGCCCCCACGCCGGCGGATGAGCGACCAAAGAATACGAGCGCCCTACCATTCAGCACCAAGTCCTAAACACCGAGCACCAAACACTGAGGACACCCATGTCTTCCCGCTTCGTCGTCGGTATCGACCTGGGCACCACCAACAGCGCACTGGCCTACGTGGACACCGGCGCGGGCAAGGACGCGAAGGTGACGCCCTTCCCCGTCCCGCAAGTCGTTGCGCAAGGCTCGGTCGAGGACCGGCCGCTGCTGCCATCGTTTCTGTACCTGCCCGGCGACGGGGAACAGCCGGCCGGCGCGATGAAGCTCCCCTGGGACGCCAAGCGCGATTACTGCGTCGGCGAGTTCGCCCGCGTATTCGGGTCGCAGGTGCCGACGCGGTTGGTCGCGTCCGCGAAGTCGTGGTTATGTCACCCCGGCGTAGATCGCAAAGCCCAAATCCTTCCGCACCGCGCCCCAGATACCGGCGCGCGAAAGGTGTCGCCGGTCGATGCCACGACGCGCTACCTGAAGCACATCGCGGAAGCGTGGAACCACGTTATCGCGAAAGACGTTGCGACGAACCGACTCGAAGCCCAGGACATCGTGCTGACCGTACCCGCGTCGTTTGATGCAGGAGCGCGCGAACTCACAGTGGAAGCCGCCCGCGCTGCGGGGTTCGAGCACCTCACACTTCTGGAAGAACCACAAGCCGCGTTCTATGCGTGGCTCGACCGCACCGGCGACGAGTGGCGCAAACAGGTGGCCGTCGGCGAACTGGTGCTGGTCGCGGACGTGGGCGGCGGAACGACCGACTTCACGCTCATCGAAGTCGGCGAGGAAGACGGCAATCTCGCGCTCACGCGCCTCGCGGTCGGCGATCACCTGTTGCTCGGCGGCGACAACATGGACCTCACGCTCGCCCACCACGCGGCCCAAACGCTGGCCGCGAAGGGCACGAAGCTCGACGCGGGCCAGATGGTGCAACTGACTTACGCCTGCCGCAACGCGAAGGAAGAACTCTTCGCGCGCCCCAAGCTCCAGAGCGCGCCAGTAACGGTACTGGGCAAGGGGCGGTCCATCGTCGGCGGCACGATCAAGCACGAACTCTCGCGCGCCGACGTCGAGAAGGTGCTGGTCGACGGCTTCTTCCCGGACTGCGCACGTGACGCAACGCCGGGCTTGGGTCGCAGTTCGGGCCTTCAGGAACTCGGCCTGCCCTACGTCGCAGATGCGGGTATCACTAAACACCTCGCCTCGTTCCTCTCGCGTCAAGCCGAAGCGCTTGCGAACCGCGAAGCACCGGCCGCCGCGAACAAGAAGAAGAAAGCCACTTCGGACGCGGCCAGTATCCCTGGCGCGATTCTCTTCAACGGCGGCGTGTTCAAGGGCGACGTGCTCCGCACACGGTTGCTGGGCGTGTTGGGGGCCTGGGCCAAATCCGCCAAGACCGATGCGACCCGCGAACTCCCCGGTGCGGACCTCGACCTCGCGGTCGCCCGCGGGGCGGCCTACTACGGCTTGGTGAAGCGCGGAAAGGGCGTGCGCATCCGCGGGGGAACGGCCCGCGCGTACTACATCGGCGTGGAAACGAACATGCCCGCGGTTCCGGGGTTCGCGCCACCGATCAAGGCGATCTGCGTCGCGCCGTTCGGCATGGAAGAGGGCACCGAAGCCGACATCCCGAGCTACGAAGTCGGCGTGCGCGTGGGTACGGAGGCGGAGTTCCGGTTCCTCGGTTCAACGGTGCGCCGCGACGCCGCCGGCGTGGTTGTCGAAGAGTGGGAGGGCCAGGTCGACGAACTCTCCCCGGTGAAGACCACCCTGGAGGCGAAGGGCGCGGCAGCCGGCGGACAGGTGGTACCGGTCCACCTTCACAGCAAGGTAACCGCGGTGGGGCAACTGGAACTGTGGCTCCAATCGCGCGACGGCAAGAACCGCTGGAAACTGGAGTTTAACGCCCGCGAGGGGAAGTAGAATGGGGGACAACCCGAGGAGGTACGATCATGGGTGTGCTGAGTGAATACGTGCGGAAGGAAGCGGAGCAACTGCGGAAGGAGATCTACAAACGCGAAGAATCGGTACGAGAGTGGACGTCATCTATCTATAAATTGTACGGTCAAATTGAACAATGGGTCAAAGACGCCGACGGGGGCGCGGGCCTCCTGAAGGTTGTGCGGGCGCCGCGCGCCACGTTCCAAGAACCGCGCCTGGGCGTGTACGAACTGGAGTGCCTCCAAATTGCCGTTGCGAGCAGCCGCCGGGCCGAGATCAGACCCCGCGCGCGACACGTGATCGCAACGATCAAACCACCGGGGAAAGAACCCCAGCGCGCAGACGGAATGATCGAACTTCGGGACGGCAACATGGCCGACTATTACCTCTTTCGGCTGAGGGAAGTAGACGGAGATCACTGGTACATTCAGAGCGTGGCGCGCTGGAATGCCGACCCCAGCGACAGTAGCGTTGAGGAACTCGACCGAGACGGATTTGAAGCCGCGATCCTGCGCATCGTGACGTGACCCCACATGACACCCCTCGACGAACTCGATAACGGGTGGAAGTGGTACCAAGCGGCTCGTGCGAGTCTGCGCCGGCTCGACCGACTGGCCCGGAAATACTGGAACGATCTGCCCTGGCAAGGCGAAGTGGCACTGGAACGGGATAATCTCCTCGGTCAACTCGAACGAGAAACGGTTTCAGCCGACGCGAATAGCGCCGAATCCCGACTCGATGATTTGGCGATTATCGAACTGTTCTCGATCTTCGAGGGAATCGTTCGCACTCTGATTGCCGAACAGGTCCGAGCTGTTTCCGTTAGTTTAACGCATCCGATGCTGAAAGCGGCGGCAAGAAATGCGGTCGAGGCGGCAGAGCATCGATCGTTCGCCGAAATTCTGAAGTCTTACTCGCAAGGCGGTCACGCCGACATCGCCGAGCAAGTTCGACAAGTTCGGCGCTACCGCAACTGGATTTCCCACGGACGGCGCGGGAAGGTGCTTCCGAAAGTCGAACCCAGGACCGCTCACGATCGGCTCCGCAGGTTCCTCGAACTCATCTTGCCTCCACCACCACCGATTGCCGGGGCAGACCCCGTACTACCGTCGGCAATACCATGACTCTTCCCATATGGCTCATCGAGTCCGCTGTGTACGGTTCCGAGATCGAGCCGCTCGCGGCCGAAGTTCGGCGACAGGGAATGGAGTGCCGGTTCGTCGCGTACCGCGAGATCGTGAAGGGGCCGACTCCGCTACCGCCCGGTTCCTGCGCGATCACCTACGGCACGTACCCCACCGTGCGGCACGCGATGCTCCGACTCGGCTGGACTCCGGGCGGGTGGTGCTCACCGGAGAATCTCGATTGCGCCACGTATTACCCACACTTCGCTGATTTCTTGCTCAATCAGCGGCACGAAATCATTACGGGCGCGGACGCGGTCCGCGAGAAGAAGCGACTGTTTCATACGTTCGGCCACAATGGGTGCGTGTTCGCGCGGCCGACGAGCGTTCACAAATTGTTCGTTGGTCGGCTCATCGCGGAAGACGATTTCGAGACCGCACTGGCGCCAACGCGGTACGACCCCGAAACAAAGGTCGTCATTGCGGAACCGCGCGAACTCGGCTCGGAGTGGCGCTTGGTCATTGCGAATGGTGACGTGGTTGCCGCGAGCCGGTACGCGGAAGCCGGCGCGAAGTCTGTCGCGGCCGGGTGCCCGGACGAGGTACTCGCGTTCGCACGCGCGATGCTCGACGCGGTGGAATGGCGCCCGGATAATGTTTTCATGCTCGATGTGTGCGAATCGGTCGATGGGTTGCGACTCGTCGAACTGAACAGCTTCAGTTGCTCGTGGCTTTATGCGTGCGACGTTGAACTCGTTGTCCGCGCCGCGTCGCGGTGCGCGATCGAAGCCCACATCGGGTAACTGCCTTCGGTGCGGGCTTGCTTCCAAAACCCACTCTCATCTCCTTCTCATTAGTCCCCACGCACGTTCGCGGCTACACTCAGTCGCGCATTGAACGTATACGTATGAAATTCACTGGGATCACATGACGACCGGACACGATCTCGCGATGGCCCTTCGGAGCGCGTACCTGGCGATGCACCGGGGCACGGACGCGGTACTCGCGCAGCACGATATCACCGCCGATCAGTTTGTTCTGATGTCGGCGCTGGCGCGCGGCGAGGCGACCACGCAGCGCGAACTCGCCCGGCGCGCCGCGTCCGACCCGAACACGGTCCGGGCGATGCTCCTGCTTCTAGAGAGACGGAAACTCGTGGCGCGGGCACCGCACCCGACCGACGCCCGCGCCCGCACCGTCGCCCTCACCGCGAAGGGGCGTCGTGTGTACGAGCAGTTGTGGGCCGCGAGTGAACGAATCCGAGAACAGTTGCTGGCGACCATTGGCGAGCAGAACGCGGCCCTCGTACTCGCGCTCCTCGGGCGCGTTTCGCGCGAGATCGGCCGTTCGGACGACAAAACAGAACTCGTAACGAGCACAGTTTCATCCCCGATGTGAGGTGAGCCATGCACGGACACTTTTTGGCTTGGGCGGTGCTCCTCGGCTGCGCGGCGGCCCCGGTCGCGGCGCGAGACAAGGAACCGGAGAAGCTCGTACCCAAAAAGTTCGAGCGCGAGGTGAAGATCAAGGTCGAGATGGATTACTTGCTGTACCTGCCAAAGGGGTACGAGAAGGGTGACAAGGACTGGCCGCTCGTGCTGTTCCTCCACGGGGGCGGGGAAACGGGCACTGATCTGGAGAAGGTCAAGATCCACGGGCCGCCCAAACTGGTCGCGGCCGGCAAGGAGTTCCCGTTCATCCTCGTTTCGCCCCAAACGCGGCGGTTCGGTTGGGACCCGGACACGCTCCACGCGCTACTCGACGAAATCACGACCAAGCACAAAGTGGACAAGGACCGCATTTACGTCACCGGGATGAGCATGGGCGGCATGGGTACATGGGCGCTGGCCGCGTCGCGCCCTGACCGGTTCGCCGCGATCGTCCCCATCTGCGGGGGCGGGAACCCGACCGACGCGAAGAAGATCAAGGATCTGCCCATCCGCATCTTCCAGGGCGGCAAAGACCCGATCGTGCGCCTGCAAACGGCCGAAGCGATGATTAAAGCGCTCAAGGACGCCGGTGCGGTGGACGCGGAACTCAAGGTGTACCCGGAGGCCGGACACGACTCGTGGACCGAAACCTACGAAGACCAGAAACTCTTCGAGTGGCTCCTCAAACAGAAACGGGTCGCGAAGCCGGCAGGAAGGGACGAAAAAGTGTCCGCAAAAGATGAGCGGCTCGCGGCCCCGCCGAAGGGGTTCGACGCGAAACGTGATGGGATCGAGCGCGGGAAGGCCGAGACCGTTGAGTACGATTCGACGACCGTCGGCATCAAGCGGAACGCGTGGTCTACACGCCGCCCGGCTATTCCAAGGACAAGAAGTACCCCGTGCTCTACTTGCTGCACGGCATCGGCGATATCGAAACGGGGTGGACGAAACTGGGCGCGGCCGACGTCGTCCTCGACAACCTGTTCGCCGACAAGAAACTGGTTCCGATGATCGTCGTGATGCCCAACGGCCGGGCCGCGAAGGACGTCACCCAACGAACCCCCTGGGACAAGCAGGGGCCGGCATTTGAGGCGTTCGAGAAGGATCTGCTCAAAGACCTGATTCCCTTCGTCGAGAAGAACTACTCGGTGAAGTCCGACCGCGAAAGTCGGGCGCTGGCCGGGCTCTCGATGGGCGGCGGGCAGTCACTCAACTTCGGGCTGACGAACCTGGACACGTTCGCGTGGGTCGGTGGGTTCGCCTCGGCTCCGAATACGAAGCCGATTGGTGACCTAGTCAAGAGCCCGTCCGAAACCACGAAGAAGCTCAAGCTCCTGTGGGTATCGTGTGGCGACGCCGACTTCATCCTTGATGTGAGCAAGCGAGTCCACGCGAGCCTGGACGAACTCAAGGTGCCGCACGAGTGGCATTTGAGTGAGGGCAAGCACGAGTGGCCGGTGTGGAAGGTGGACCTGTACTACTTCGCCCCGAAACTCTTCCGCGAGACGCGGTGACAAAAACGAATTGCCCAACTCCCGAGTGGA
The Gemmata palustris DNA segment above includes these coding regions:
- a CDS encoding Hsp70 family protein → MSSRFVVGIDLGTTNSALAYVDTGAGKDAKVTPFPVPQVVAQGSVEDRPLLPSFLYLPGDGEQPAGAMKLPWDAKRDYCVGEFARVFGSQVPTRLVASAKSWLCHPGVDRKAQILPHRAPDTGARKVSPVDATTRYLKHIAEAWNHVIAKDVATNRLEAQDIVLTVPASFDAGARELTVEAARAAGFEHLTLLEEPQAAFYAWLDRTGDEWRKQVAVGELVLVADVGGGTTDFTLIEVGEEDGNLALTRLAVGDHLLLGGDNMDLTLAHHAAQTLAAKGTKLDAGQMVQLTYACRNAKEELFARPKLQSAPVTVLGKGRSIVGGTIKHELSRADVEKVLVDGFFPDCARDATPGLGRSSGLQELGLPYVADAGITKHLASFLSRQAEALANREAPAAANKKKKATSDAASIPGAILFNGGVFKGDVLRTRLLGVLGAWAKSAKTDATRELPGADLDLAVARGAAYYGLVKRGKGVRIRGGTARAYYIGVETNMPAVPGFAPPIKAICVAPFGMEEGTEADIPSYEVGVRVGTEAEFRFLGSTVRRDAAGVVVEEWEGQVDELSPVKTTLEAKGAAAGGQVVPVHLHSKVTAVGQLELWLQSRDGKNRWKLEFNAREGK
- a CDS encoding ATP-grasp domain-containing protein translates to MTLPIWLIESAVYGSEIEPLAAEVRRQGMECRFVAYREIVKGPTPLPPGSCAITYGTYPTVRHAMLRLGWTPGGWCSPENLDCATYYPHFADFLLNQRHEIITGADAVREKKRLFHTFGHNGCVFARPTSVHKLFVGRLIAEDDFETALAPTRYDPETKVVIAEPRELGSEWRLVIANGDVVAASRYAEAGAKSVAAGCPDEVLAFARAMLDAVEWRPDNVFMLDVCESVDGLRLVELNSFSCSWLYACDVELVVRAASRCAIEAHIG
- a CDS encoding MarR family winged helix-turn-helix transcriptional regulator, which codes for MTTGHDLAMALRSAYLAMHRGTDAVLAQHDITADQFVLMSALARGEATTQRELARRAASDPNTVRAMLLLLERRKLVARAPHPTDARARTVALTAKGRRVYEQLWAASERIREQLLATIGEQNAALVLALLGRVSREIGRSDDKTELVTSTVSSPM
- a CDS encoding carboxylesterase family protein; the protein is MHGHFLAWAVLLGCAAAPVAARDKEPEKLVPKKFEREVKIKVEMDYLLYLPKGYEKGDKDWPLVLFLHGGGETGTDLEKVKIHGPPKLVAAGKEFPFILVSPQTRRFGWDPDTLHALLDEITTKHKVDKDRIYVTGMSMGGMGTWALAASRPDRFAAIVPICGGGNPTDAKKIKDLPIRIFQGGKDPIVRLQTAEAMIKALKDAGAVDAELKVYPEAGHDSWTETYEDQKLFEWLLKQKRVAKPAGRDEKVSAKDERLAAPPKGFDAKRDGIERGKAETVEYDSTTVGIKRNAWSTRRPAIPRTRSTPCSTCCTASAISKRGGRNWARPTSSSTTCSPTRNWFR
- a CDS encoding alpha/beta hydrolase — translated: MLYLLHGIGDIETGWTKLGAADVVLDNLFADKKLVPMIVVMPNGRAAKDVTQRTPWDKQGPAFEAFEKDLLKDLIPFVEKNYSVKSDRESRALAGLSMGGGQSLNFGLTNLDTFAWVGGFASAPNTKPIGDLVKSPSETTKKLKLLWVSCGDADFILDVSKRVHASLDELKVPHEWHLSEGKHEWPVWKVDLYYFAPKLFRETR